ATACACGGGAGCTCCTCCTCAGTACTCAGTTCCATGTTGATTCTTCCGGTCTGATCGTATCTGTACATGTAACCGGAGCCTGGCTGTGTCCAAGGCGCCGGCGGCATTTGGTGAGGCCACGACAAGAAGGAATCAAGGTTATAGCTTCACCTGAATGCAGGGGGCACCTGCTCCTTgcggcggcgcttggacgGAATAAATAAAGGAGTTGCAGCAGAGAGTACGTCGTCGTCCCCGGCCGATGGAGTCCAGTCCCGAAGGCTTCGTTCCACGCGCGCACCAGGCGCCGATCAAATGCCCAAGCGCCGCCGAGGTAAATTAACCAGTGTTCACCGTGTCGTCGCATGCGCGGCTTGAGATTTCCTCTGCCATTTCTGACGGATCAAAGGAAACGGTTCGTCGATCGACCAGGACCCGGACCAGCAGCCGACTCCGACGGTGTCGTCCGCGGAATTCCTCCAGTTCAAGAAGAAAGCGGCGACGATCGTGGAGGAGTACTTCTCGACGGacgacgtgggcgcgacggcGAACGAGCTGAGGGAGCTGCGCGTGCCGTGCTACCACTACTACTTCGTGAAGAAGCTGGTGTCCGTGGCCATGGACCGGCACGACAGGGAGAAGGAGATGGCAGCCGTGCTGCTGTCCTCGCTCTACGGCGACGTCATCGACCGTCCGCAGGTGTACAAGGGGTTCTCCAAGCTCACCGAGTCTTGCGACGACCTGTCCGTCGACATCCCCGACGCCGTCGACATCCTCGCCGTGTTCGTCGCCCGTGCCGTCGTCGACGACATACTGCCACCGGCGTTCCTGGCGAAGCAGCTGCCGTGCCTGCCGGACGGGAGCAAAGGCGCCGAGGTCATCCACAGGGCGGACAAGAGCTACCTCTCCGTGCCGCACCACGGGGAGATCATCCTGCAGCGGTGGGGCGGGATCAAGAGCATCACCGTGGAGGAGGCCAAGGCCAAGATCGCCGACATCCTGGAGGAGTACCTAGCCGCTGGAGACACGGCCGAGGCCTTCCGTTGCATCAGGGACCTTAAGGTCCCCTTCTTCCACCACGACGTCGTCAAGCGTGCGCTCGTCCTTGCCGTGgagcgtggcggcgccgccgagggcCGCATCCTGAACCTCCTCAAGGCGGCGTCCGACGAAGGCGTCATCAATGAGAGCCAGATGATCAAAGGGTTCAACCGTTTGACCGACTCCGTCGATGATCTGACGCTTGACGTGCCAAACGCGAGGTGCCTCCTGAAATCCATAATCCTCAAGGCTTCGTCGGAGGGCTGGCTGTGCGCGTCGTCCCTGAAACCATTGGGTCCGGAgccgaagaagaaggccgccgTGGACGACACGGCGGTTAGGAATTTCAAGGCGAAGGCGCTGTCGATCATACAGGAGTACTTCCTGACAGGGGACATCATCGAGTCCGTGAGCAGCCTGCAGGCCCAGAACAAGTCGTGTGCCTCCTCTTTCAACGCCATCTTCGTCAAGAAGCTGGTCAGCGCCGCGATGGACCGGAAGAACCGCGAGAAGGAGATGGCATCCGTGCTGCTGTCCGCGCTCTCCATGCCGCCGGACGACGTCGTTGCAGGGTTCCATCTCCTGATCGACTCCGCGGAGGACGCCGCGCTGGACAACCTTGCCATAGTCGAGGACCTGGCCATGTTCTTTGCCAGGTCAGTGGTCGACGAGGTGATAGCGCCGTCGGACCTGGAGgcattggaggaggaggccggccggcgcaaGGCGGCGAGCTCCCCCGGCATGCTGGCGCTCCGGAACGCGCACGCTCTGCTCGGCGCAAAGCTCTCCGCGGAGCGGATCCTGCGGtgctggggcggcggcggcggcggcaaggccgGCTGGGAGCTGGACGAGGTGAAGGACAAGATCGGCAAGCTGCTGCAGGAGTACGACTGCGGCGGGGGCGTCCGGGAGGCGTGCCGGTGCATAAAGGAGCTCGGCATGCCGTTCTTCCACCACGAGGTGGTGAAGAAGGTGCTCGTGGCGATCATCGAGAAGCGGGGCATGGACGAGCGCCTCTGGGGCCTGCTCGGCGAGTGCTACGGCCGCGGGCTCATCACGCCGAACCAGATGACCAAGGGGTTCCAGAGGGTGGCTGACTGCATCGATGACCTCGCGCTCGACGTGCCGGACGCCGGGGAGCAGCTCGGCCGCTGCGTCGAGCGCGCCAAGGAGGGAGGATGGCTCGACGCGTCCTTCTCCGTCACGAAGCCGGGGCTGCAGGTCCCAGATGGCGCCGCCATTGGTGTCTGCTCGTGAGCACCGGTTACATGCAACGCTGACATTCCAAGGGAGTTCTTTTGCAACTTTATGCCGttatatattacatgtatgcaTATACagatatactcactccgtttcataaagattggcgcggttttgaactagagctagttcaaatCCGTGACAATTTTTAtggcacggagggagtatgagaAAAGACGATCGATTAGGAGTACATA
This is a stretch of genomic DNA from Brachypodium distachyon strain Bd21 chromosome 1, Brachypodium_distachyon_v3.0, whole genome shotgun sequence. It encodes these proteins:
- the LOC100841099 gene encoding uncharacterized protein LOC100841099 translates to MESSPEGFVPRAHQAPIKCPSAAEDPDQQPTPTVSSAEFLQFKKKAATIVEEYFSTDDVGATANELRELRVPCYHYYFVKKLVSVAMDRHDREKEMAAVLLSSLYGDVIDRPQVYKGFSKLTESCDDLSVDIPDAVDILAVFVARAVVDDILPPAFLAKQLPCLPDGSKGAEVIHRADKSYLSVPHHGEIILQRWGGIKSITVEEAKAKIADILEEYLAAGDTAEAFRCIRDLKVPFFHHDVVKRALVLAVERGGAAEGRILNLLKAASDEGVINESQMIKGFNRLTDSVDDLTLDVPNARCLLKSIILKASSEGWLCASSLKPLGPEPKKKAAVDDTAVRNFKAKALSIIQEYFLTGDIIESVSSLQAQNKSCASSFNAIFVKKLVSAAMDRKNREKEMASVLLSALSMPPDDVVAGFHLLIDSAEDAALDNLAIVEDLAMFFARSVVDEVIAPSDLEALEEEAGRRKAASSPGMLALRNAHALLGAKLSAERILRCWGGGGGGKAGWELDEVKDKIGKLLQEYDCGGGVREACRCIKELGMPFFHHEVVKKVLVAIIEKRGMDERLWGLLGECYGRGLITPNQMTKGFQRVADCIDDLALDVPDAGEQLGRCVERAKEGGWLDASFSVTKPGLQVPDGAAIGVCS